In Tachypleus tridentatus isolate NWPU-2018 chromosome 7, ASM421037v1, whole genome shotgun sequence, a genomic segment contains:
- the LOC143256348 gene encoding N-alpha-acetyltransferase 10-like isoform X2 — translation MNMQHCNLLCLPENYQMKYYFYHGLSWPQLSYVAEDEKGKIVGYVLAKMEEDSDDDPHGHITSLAVKRSHRRLGLAQKLMDQSSRAMVECFNAKYVSLHVRKSNRAALHLYTNTLGFTINEIEPKYYADGEDAYAMKRDLVSFVIQVRVC, via the exons ATGAACATGCAACATTGTAACTTACTTTGTTTACCTGAAAACtatcaaatgaaatattatttttatcatggtTTGTCCTGGCCACAG TTGTCTTATGTTGCTGAAGATGAAAAAGGGAAGATAGTAGGATATGTATTGGCCAAAAT GGAAGAAGACTCTGATGATGACCCACATGGACATATCACTTCCttg GCTGTAAAACGATCACACAGACGTTTGGGACTTGCTCAGAAATTGATGGACCAGTCATCTAGAGCAATGGTCGAATGTTTCAATGCCAAATATGTGTCTTTACACGTTCGTAAAAGTAACCGTGCAGCTCTTCACCTGTACACCAACACACTAGGATTTAC GATTAATGAAATTGAACCAAAATACTATGCTGATGGAGAGGATGCTTATGCAATGAAAAGAGATTTAGTAAGTTTTGTTATTCAGGTaagggtttgttaa
- the LOC143256348 gene encoding N-alpha-acetyltransferase 10-like isoform X1, whose protein sequence is MNIRCAKPEDLMNMQHCNLLCLPENYQMKYYFYHGLSWPQLSYVAEDEKGKIVGYVLAKMEEDSDDDPHGHITSLAVKRSHRRLGLAQKLMDQSSRAMVECFNAKYVSLHVRKSNRAALHLYTNTLGFTINEIEPKYYADGEDAYAMKRDLVSFVIQVRVC, encoded by the exons ATGAATATTCGATGCGCGAAG cCAGAAGATTTGATGAACATGCAACATTGTAACTTACTTTGTTTACCTGAAAACtatcaaatgaaatattatttttatcatggtTTGTCCTGGCCACAG TTGTCTTATGTTGCTGAAGATGAAAAAGGGAAGATAGTAGGATATGTATTGGCCAAAAT GGAAGAAGACTCTGATGATGACCCACATGGACATATCACTTCCttg GCTGTAAAACGATCACACAGACGTTTGGGACTTGCTCAGAAATTGATGGACCAGTCATCTAGAGCAATGGTCGAATGTTTCAATGCCAAATATGTGTCTTTACACGTTCGTAAAAGTAACCGTGCAGCTCTTCACCTGTACACCAACACACTAGGATTTAC GATTAATGAAATTGAACCAAAATACTATGCTGATGGAGAGGATGCTTATGCAATGAAAAGAGATTTAGTAAGTTTTGTTATTCAGGTaagggtttgttaa